In the Enterococcus saigonensis genome, one interval contains:
- a CDS encoding PTS sugar transporter subunit IIC, protein MDALTAWLEKHVLPIAAKIGAQKHLVALRDAFIGTMPATMAGSVAVMINAIIRDLPGQFISTWGASIAEGKGIFALISTIITINGYVWNGTLAIAGIIFAFSWGFNLARAYGVNDLAGGIVSLAAAISGVTYSFSGTLAQKVPADLVDQINANSATSGWSATADGITANAWGWIPLNNMDANFYFTAMIVGFVASIIFCKLMLANITIKMPEQVPPAVSKAFAAIIPATAALYAVAIFYWIFSKLVPGMTLLAWIQEMIAKPLLGFSQGYGAVLVVTLFVQLFWFFGIHGTNVLAPILEGVFSVAQLKNVNLFQEGGMSAVLDDGYKWVRGSFDIYAWFGGAGGTLMLLIAILIFSKRADYRAVGTLGVGPGIFNINEPVMFGMPIVLNALLFIPYILAPLVSVSIGFFATQAGWVNPVSQQVVWVTPPILNALLATAMDWRAVVVSVICMAVTFIIYTPFVIAANKIQPSDL, encoded by the coding sequence ATGGACGCATTAACAGCGTGGTTAGAGAAGCACGTGCTTCCAATCGCAGCAAAAATTGGGGCCCAAAAACATTTGGTTGCTTTACGGGATGCCTTTATTGGAACAATGCCCGCGACGATGGCTGGTTCAGTAGCCGTTATGATCAACGCAATTATTCGTGATTTACCAGGGCAATTTATCTCAACTTGGGGTGCCAGCATTGCTGAAGGAAAAGGTATTTTTGCTCTTATTAGTACAATTATTACAATTAATGGTTATGTTTGGAATGGTACATTGGCAATTGCCGGGATTATTTTCGCCTTTTCATGGGGCTTTAACTTAGCTCGTGCTTATGGTGTCAATGACCTAGCTGGAGGTATCGTTTCTCTTGCTGCTGCTATTTCTGGGGTAACATATTCATTTTCAGGTACATTAGCTCAAAAAGTCCCTGCTGATTTGGTCGATCAAATCAATGCAAACTCTGCAACAAGTGGTTGGTCAGCAACAGCAGATGGTATTACGGCGAATGCTTGGGGTTGGATTCCATTAAACAATATGGATGCAAACTTCTATTTTACAGCCATGATTGTTGGTTTTGTGGCAAGTATTATTTTCTGTAAACTAATGTTAGCTAATATTACAATTAAGATGCCAGAACAAGTGCCACCAGCAGTATCAAAAGCTTTTGCTGCCATTATTCCTGCGACAGCAGCTTTATACGCGGTAGCTATTTTCTACTGGATTTTCTCTAAATTAGTTCCTGGTATGACATTATTAGCTTGGATCCAAGAAATGATTGCAAAACCGTTATTAGGTTTCTCACAAGGTTATGGTGCTGTTTTAGTTGTAACGTTGTTTGTACAATTGTTCTGGTTCTTTGGGATTCATGGTACCAACGTATTGGCACCAATCTTAGAAGGCGTATTCTCAGTAGCACAGCTTAAAAACGTTAACTTATTCCAAGAAGGCGGTATGTCTGCAGTCTTAGATGACGGTTACAAATGGGTTCGTGGTTCATTTGATATTTATGCATGGTTTGGTGGTGCCGGTGGTACACTAATGCTATTAATTGCTATTTTAATCTTCTCTAAACGAGCAGATTATCGTGCTGTTGGTACATTGGGTGTTGGACCTGGTATCTTCAATATTAATGAACCAGTTATGTTTGGTATGCCAATTGTATTAAATGCATTATTGTTCATTCCTTACATCTTAGCACCACTAGTATCTGTTTCAATCGGTTTCTTTGCAACACAAGCTGGATGGGTAAACCCAGTATCACAACAAGTTGTTTGGGTAACACCTCCAATCTTGAATGCATTGTTAGCAACGGCTATGGATTGGCGTGCAGTTGTTGTATCTGTAATTTGTATGGCTGTAACATTTATTATCTACACACCATTTGTTATTGCTGCCAATAAGATTCAACCTTCTGATTTATAA
- a CDS encoding DUF3188 domain-containing protein, whose translation MMNMVKNGLFLCSIGFLITIYSFSGPTQQMNVGRLIVGLALVVVGGVMSWRGKKTTKDDERGDKA comes from the coding sequence ATGATGAATATGGTAAAAAATGGCTTGTTTTTATGCAGTATTGGCTTTTTAATCACAATCTATAGTTTTAGTGGGCCAACCCAGCAGATGAATGTAGGGCGCTTAATTGTGGGATTAGCACTTGTCGTAGTCGGTGGCGTCATGAGTTGGCGTGGTAAAAAGACCACAAAAGACGATGAAAGAGGCGATAAAGCATGA
- a CDS encoding PTS lactose/cellobiose transporter subunit IIA produces MEEEQSLEAIMGLIMYGGNAKSDAMEAIQAAKKGDFELADKKIADAENSLTEAHHSQTNMLTQEAQGKHVAVTLLTVHSQDHLMTAIAVTDLAKEVIDVYRKMAEMDSEK; encoded by the coding sequence GTGGAAGAAGAACAAAGCTTAGAAGCCATCATGGGTTTGATCATGTATGGCGGGAACGCGAAAAGTGATGCGATGGAAGCTATTCAAGCCGCTAAAAAGGGTGATTTTGAATTAGCTGATAAAAAAATTGCAGACGCAGAAAATTCTCTGACTGAAGCACACCATTCACAAACAAATATGTTAACGCAAGAAGCGCAAGGTAAACACGTTGCCGTAACGCTTTTAACTGTTCACAGCCAGGATCACTTAATGACAGCAATTGCAGTAACCGATTTGGCAAAAGAAGTTATTGATGTTTACCGAAAAATGGCTGAAATGGATTCTGAAAAATAA
- a CDS encoding PTS sugar transporter subunit IIB has product MAKETIMLVCSAGMSTSLLVTKMEKAAEEKGIDADIFAVSASEADNILEEKNVDVLLLGPQVRFMKAQFEQKVAPKGIKLDVINMADYGMMNGEKVLAQAEKLMNEE; this is encoded by the coding sequence ATGGCAAAAGAAACAATTATGTTAGTTTGTTCAGCGGGAATGAGTACAAGTCTCCTTGTAACAAAGATGGAAAAGGCAGCAGAAGAAAAAGGTATCGATGCAGATATCTTTGCAGTTTCAGCATCTGAAGCAGACAACATTTTAGAAGAAAAAAATGTTGATGTTTTGTTACTTGGCCCACAAGTTCGTTTTATGAAAGCGCAATTCGAACAAAAAGTTGCACCAAAAGGCATCAAATTAGATGTTATCAACATGGCAGATTACGGCATGATGAATGGTGAAAAAGTTTTAGCACAAGCTGAAAAATTGATGAATGAAGAATAA
- a CDS encoding DUF3284 domain-containing protein, with product MKVEKKLNISAENFYDKMMNSVIFDIRKATGKTITRKQLKNFSYVKQFTKNSSAKIAIEELVENRIYQFKTSTSRNEFVVRYEIEPIDENKCYVSYNENMKSFGFMQQMNDMLLGIMLGFFRKRQFGKMLENMASAN from the coding sequence ATGAAAGTGGAAAAAAAGCTAAATATTTCAGCAGAAAATTTTTATGATAAAATGATGAACTCTGTTATTTTTGATATTAGAAAAGCAACAGGTAAAACAATTACGCGAAAACAATTAAAGAATTTTTCTTATGTCAAACAATTTACCAAAAACAGCAGTGCAAAAATTGCCATTGAAGAACTTGTTGAAAATCGTATTTATCAGTTTAAAACATCTACTAGCCGTAATGAATTTGTTGTCCGTTATGAAATTGAACCAATTGACGAAAATAAGTGTTATGTTAGCTATAATGAAAACATGAAATCATTTGGTTTTATGCAGCAGATGAATGATATGCTATTGGGTATTATGCTAGGCTTTTTTAGAAAACGTCAGTTTGGCAAAATGTTGGAAAATATGGCGAGTGCCAATTAA
- a CDS encoding sigma 54-interacting transcriptional regulator, giving the protein MNSRKEEILHTLEMRKQGMTAVQIAELLNIDRTNASRYLNELAKEQRIIKNSGRPVIYEPLSEEQVHVDSSSAVTFDALVGEKGSLKVAIQQAKAAILYPPRGLHTIIFGDTGTGKSLFAECMYQFALKSQTLKKNAPFVSFNCADYAQNPQLLFGHIFGIRKGAYTGANEDSPGLIAKADNGILFLDEIHRLPPEGQEMLFTFIDKGVYRPLGESNKTYEASVQIIGATTESSENFLTTFNRRIPMSITLPSIKARSLDERYEIITLFIKQEANRLKQKIEVEQDAIIAFMLYQAEGNIGQIKRDLKLVCAKAFLHYRTKQQDSLLVCKEDLSLPVQKGLLMRKDYSEDLKQFLEGKGNLLSFEPGATEVVWSQDPERNMQVYNAIEEKVTTLSDQELTNVDLEQLILGDVDAYFETYVEELTQSSLHKELLPKGIWQLTSELYEVAEERLERKYNEKARFAFALHLQSTIERLKDGHTIIHPDLNNIRKNFKQEFQVALDLSTIIEERCHIEIPFDEIGFISMFLSIQVGQNTPLPEKNIEVIVLMHGRQTATSMLETAQELLDTKTGVAFDMSLDMEVQTIYNKLLHYVQQNASKLTGGILLLTDMGSLNSFGNLIYEETGVRTKAVSMTSTMVVLEALRMVDMGRTLEDIYQNTLLSFKAIVKDEFNLHKQKQKKAVVVTCFTGEGVASKLYDRIVPVVDKTQTEVIQMQFIEKNAFLQHIDALMTEYDIKAIAGTVEIDYQNIPFFSAYEIFDNERLRVLKQIVNDDIPMDKIGQSLQEALTSVSGVEQLMVQLQQLLHHVEGQMHAVLEPSVDAGIIIHLAFLIDNLRKGETSRKFDNLAAFQKKYRLECDLVRTSLMPIAKNYQVDFSDDEIAYIVQMIQQNKITSTYPLTQKD; this is encoded by the coding sequence ATGAATTCACGGAAAGAAGAAATTTTACACACATTAGAAATGCGCAAACAAGGAATGACGGCTGTTCAGATTGCAGAGTTATTAAATATTGATCGGACTAATGCTAGTCGCTATTTAAATGAATTAGCAAAAGAACAACGGATTATTAAAAATTCTGGCCGCCCAGTGATATATGAACCACTATCAGAAGAACAAGTACATGTTGATAGTTCTTCTGCAGTGACTTTTGATGCTCTAGTAGGAGAGAAGGGTTCGTTAAAAGTTGCTATCCAGCAAGCAAAAGCTGCAATTTTATACCCACCGCGAGGATTACATACAATTATTTTTGGAGATACAGGAACAGGAAAATCACTTTTTGCAGAGTGTATGTATCAATTTGCATTAAAATCTCAAACATTAAAGAAAAATGCTCCTTTCGTATCCTTTAACTGTGCAGATTATGCTCAAAATCCTCAACTGCTATTCGGCCATATTTTTGGGATTAGAAAAGGTGCCTATACTGGAGCGAATGAAGACAGCCCCGGCTTAATTGCTAAAGCAGATAATGGTATTTTATTTCTTGATGAAATACACCGACTGCCACCAGAAGGACAAGAAATGCTTTTTACCTTTATTGACAAAGGTGTATATCGCCCTTTAGGTGAAAGTAATAAAACTTATGAAGCTTCGGTGCAAATTATTGGTGCAACAACAGAATCTTCGGAGAATTTTTTAACAACATTTAATCGACGGATTCCAATGTCTATTACCTTGCCAAGTATCAAAGCGCGTTCTTTAGATGAGCGGTATGAAATTATAACTTTATTTATTAAACAAGAAGCAAATCGTCTAAAACAAAAAATCGAAGTAGAACAAGATGCAATTATTGCTTTTATGCTATATCAGGCAGAAGGAAATATTGGTCAAATAAAACGAGATTTAAAACTAGTCTGTGCCAAAGCTTTTCTTCACTACCGTACCAAACAGCAAGATAGTTTGCTTGTGTGCAAGGAAGATTTATCGTTACCTGTGCAAAAAGGGTTACTAATGCGCAAAGACTATAGTGAAGATTTAAAGCAATTTTTGGAAGGAAAAGGAAACTTGCTTAGTTTTGAACCAGGAGCGACTGAAGTGGTGTGGAGTCAAGATCCGGAACGTAATATGCAAGTTTACAATGCAATTGAAGAAAAAGTAACGACTTTATCTGATCAAGAATTGACTAATGTAGATTTAGAACAACTAATTTTAGGCGATGTAGATGCTTATTTTGAAACCTACGTGGAAGAGTTAACGCAAAGTTCTTTGCACAAAGAACTATTACCAAAAGGAATTTGGCAATTAACGAGTGAACTTTATGAAGTGGCCGAAGAACGTCTGGAGCGAAAATACAATGAAAAAGCACGCTTTGCTTTTGCGTTACACTTGCAAAGTACGATTGAACGCTTGAAAGATGGGCATACGATTATTCATCCAGATTTAAATAATATCCGTAAAAACTTTAAACAAGAATTTCAAGTAGCATTAGATTTATCAACTATTATTGAAGAGCGTTGTCATATTGAAATTCCTTTTGACGAGATTGGTTTTATTAGTATGTTTTTATCTATTCAGGTTGGACAAAATACGCCATTACCTGAAAAAAATATTGAAGTTATTGTATTGATGCATGGCAGACAAACTGCGACATCGATGCTGGAAACAGCGCAAGAATTGCTAGATACAAAAACTGGAGTAGCTTTTGATATGAGTTTAGATATGGAAGTTCAAACGATTTATAACAAACTACTCCATTATGTGCAACAAAATGCATCTAAATTAACAGGAGGCATTTTGTTACTTACGGATATGGGTTCCTTGAATTCTTTTGGAAATTTAATTTATGAAGAAACGGGCGTTCGGACAAAAGCCGTTTCTATGACAAGTACAATGGTAGTTTTAGAAGCATTGCGTATGGTGGATATGGGAAGAACATTGGAAGATATTTATCAAAATACGTTGTTGTCTTTTAAAGCAATCGTTAAAGATGAGTTCAATTTGCATAAACAAAAACAAAAAAAGGCTGTCGTTGTAACCTGTTTTACTGGCGAAGGTGTTGCAAGCAAATTATATGATCGCATTGTACCAGTAGTAGATAAAACACAAACTGAAGTTATTCAAATGCAATTTATTGAAAAAAATGCTTTCTTACAACACATTGATGCTCTTATGACAGAATACGATATTAAAGCCATTGCAGGGACAGTTGAAATTGATTACCAAAATATCCCATTTTTTTCAGCATATGAAATATTTGATAACGAACGCTTGCGTGTATTAAAACAAATCGTCAACGACGATATTCCGATGGATAAAATCGGACAATCGCTACAAGAAGCTCTGACGAGTGTTTCAGGTGTTGAACAGTTGATGGTACAATTACAGCAGCTTTTACACCATGTTGAAGGTCAAATGCATGCGGTTTTAGAACCAAGTGTTGATGCGGGTATTATAATTCATTTGGCCTTTTTAATCGATAACTTGCGTAAAGGCGAGACTTCACGCAAGTTTGATAATCTTGCGGCTTTTCAAAAAAAATATCGGTTGGAATGTGATTTAGTACGAACTAGTTTAATGCCGATTGCTAAAAATTATCAGGTCGATTTTAGTGATGATGAAATTGCCTATATCGTGCAAATGATTCAACAAAATAAAATTACAAGTACGTATCCGCTTACACAGAAAGATTAG
- a CDS encoding GNAT family N-acetyltransferase has translation MIKIQKEFQQEMFDLAAYAFSQNKSIEKAERFEYLAQKSQNYGSFADSVLASQVMATPFLVNFWNQTLRMTGIGYVSTYPEFRKQGRIDAIMGQMLQDSYKEKRHLSYLAPFSYPFYRRYGYESAFLQIRYEASAEKWPFGGRCQGRVQRVSFSEAKGVLKEIYQKSCQSQKGGILREEWWLRYKFDLHKDLKFGIYVQNDQHEGYVVYEIINNKLEIIELVALTQPAFVALHDFIKAHYGTVNTITWTQPFDGKTAILEVSDPQVKVEILPYMMARVVNVAAFLQAYPWQTKITDSFAVEIVEDSFLAINNGWYEVTTDGHVTRVEQSNLPFLKVSPQIFTQLFLGSVKLDDLLLSKKLAITSELVPLLQELLPKEMPLLGDYF, from the coding sequence ATGATAAAAATTCAAAAAGAGTTTCAACAAGAAATGTTTGATTTAGCCGCTTATGCTTTTTCTCAAAATAAAAGTATAGAAAAGGCAGAGCGTTTTGAGTATTTAGCGCAAAAATCGCAAAATTATGGTTCATTTGCCGATAGTGTATTGGCAAGTCAAGTAATGGCGACTCCTTTTTTAGTCAATTTTTGGAATCAAACACTGAGAATGACTGGAATTGGGTATGTTTCCACTTATCCAGAGTTTCGTAAGCAAGGGCGAATTGACGCGATTATGGGTCAAATGCTACAGGATAGTTATAAGGAGAAAAGGCACTTATCTTACTTGGCTCCTTTTTCTTATCCTTTTTATCGTCGCTATGGGTATGAGTCGGCCTTTTTACAAATTCGTTACGAAGCATCAGCAGAAAAATGGCCGTTTGGTGGGCGATGTCAAGGCAGAGTCCAACGTGTTTCTTTTAGCGAAGCAAAAGGTGTACTCAAAGAGATTTATCAAAAAAGTTGTCAAAGTCAAAAAGGTGGTATCTTAAGAGAAGAATGGTGGCTGCGTTACAAGTTTGATTTGCATAAAGATTTAAAGTTTGGCATATACGTACAAAATGATCAGCACGAAGGCTATGTTGTGTACGAAATTATAAACAATAAATTGGAAATTATTGAATTGGTAGCCTTAACACAACCGGCTTTTGTCGCATTACACGATTTTATTAAGGCGCATTACGGGACGGTAAATACAATTACTTGGACGCAACCTTTTGATGGAAAAACAGCGATACTAGAAGTGAGTGATCCACAAGTAAAAGTTGAAATTTTACCTTACATGATGGCACGCGTGGTGAATGTTGCTGCTTTTTTACAAGCGTATCCTTGGCAAACGAAGATTACCGATAGCTTTGCTGTTGAAATTGTAGAGGATAGTTTTTTAGCGATTAATAATGGCTGGTATGAAGTTACCACAGACGGACATGTTACGCGGGTGGAACAAAGTAATTTACCTTTTTTAAAAGTGTCACCACAAATTTTCACTCAGCTATTTTTGGGTAGTGTAAAATTAGATGATTTACTTCTATCAAAAAAACTAGCTATTACAAGCGAATTAGTTCCTTTGCTACAAGAGCTCTTACCAAAAGAGATGCCCTTATTAGGAGATTACTTTTAA
- the sfsA gene encoding DNA/RNA nuclease SfsA yields MQYENIKMAHFIVRDNRFICHCQLIETGEVVIVHVKNTGRGKEVLLKGALVALHYQPSPKRKTDYDLIAVKKAEMWINIDSQLPNKLAYEGILTGKIKLPHFPGKLASLKREVTYGNSKFDLFATSDTNAAAFIEVKGMTLENKGVGAFPDAPTLRGLKHVKELQAAFHAGYYAYILFIVQFEQISQATIHTAMQPQLAENFTLAIADGVEVLAYNCKVEPNQVTVKGQVPFDVTYPFVDPN; encoded by the coding sequence ATGCAATATGAAAATATTAAGATGGCACATTTTATAGTCAGAGATAATCGCTTTATCTGTCATTGTCAATTAATTGAAACTGGTGAAGTGGTAATTGTACATGTTAAAAATACTGGGCGCGGTAAAGAAGTCTTGTTAAAAGGTGCTCTAGTAGCTTTACATTATCAACCAAGTCCTAAACGAAAAACAGATTATGATTTAATAGCAGTAAAAAAAGCAGAGATGTGGATTAATATTGATAGTCAATTACCCAATAAATTAGCTTATGAAGGAATTTTGACAGGGAAAATCAAATTGCCTCATTTTCCTGGTAAGTTAGCCAGCTTAAAAAGGGAAGTTACATATGGCAATTCTAAATTTGATTTATTTGCTACGAGTGATACTAATGCTGCAGCTTTTATTGAAGTAAAAGGTATGACATTAGAAAACAAAGGTGTAGGGGCTTTTCCGGATGCACCGACTTTAAGGGGATTAAAACATGTGAAAGAACTACAAGCAGCCTTTCATGCTGGTTATTATGCGTATATCTTGTTCATTGTTCAATTTGAACAAATTAGCCAAGCAACGATTCATACTGCAATGCAACCACAATTAGCTGAAAATTTTACTTTGGCAATAGCAGACGGCGTGGAAGTTTTAGCGTATAATTGTAAAGTAGAACCTAATCAAGTAACAGTCAAAGGTCAAGTGCCATTTGACGTAACGTATCCTTTTGTTGATCCTAATTAA
- a CDS encoding Gfo/Idh/MocA family protein: MINLGIIGTNWITHQFVEAALTTKKYDLVAVYSRSLEKAQEFGSHYHEDVEYATDLNTFFHLAHLHTVYIASPNALHFEQAKAAIIAGKNVIVEKPAFSTPQEMDEIINLANLHNVFFFEAARNIHEKAFDTISDFLPLKDHIIGANFTFMKYSSRYDAVLEGEEPNIFSPQFSGGSIMDLGVYPLYAALGWFGVPQAAHYFARKIVTDVDGIGTIILRYDLFDVTIQQGKIGDSFLPSEIYLDNGTLTLNGINSFEKVEFYDRTAKKRLLLPITLKKNPMEEEALAFANVMNHPTDKKQGVLYEEWVELARNVNQLIYDLRQQAGITFTADKKDEGKNS; this comes from the coding sequence ATGATAAATTTAGGAATTATTGGTACAAATTGGATTACCCATCAATTTGTCGAAGCTGCACTTACTACTAAAAAATATGATTTGGTAGCCGTTTATTCCCGTTCATTGGAAAAAGCACAAGAATTTGGGAGTCATTATCATGAAGATGTTGAATATGCGACGGATTTAAATACTTTTTTCCATTTAGCTCATTTACACACTGTCTATATTGCATCTCCTAATGCATTGCATTTTGAACAGGCTAAAGCGGCAATTATCGCAGGAAAAAATGTAATTGTCGAAAAACCTGCATTTTCCACGCCGCAAGAAATGGACGAAATTATTAATTTAGCGAATCTTCACAACGTCTTTTTCTTTGAAGCAGCACGCAATATTCATGAAAAAGCATTTGATACCATTAGTGATTTCTTACCGCTAAAAGATCATATTATTGGTGCCAACTTTACTTTTATGAAGTATTCGTCTCGTTATGATGCTGTATTAGAAGGAGAAGAACCAAATATCTTTTCACCGCAATTTTCTGGTGGCTCAATTATGGATTTAGGCGTATATCCACTCTATGCTGCTTTAGGCTGGTTTGGTGTACCACAAGCAGCGCATTACTTTGCTCGCAAGATTGTAACAGATGTTGATGGAATTGGAACGATTATTTTACGTTACGATTTATTTGATGTTACGATTCAACAAGGAAAAATTGGCGATTCTTTCTTACCATCTGAAATTTATCTTGATAACGGTACATTGACTTTAAATGGGATTAATTCTTTTGAAAAAGTGGAATTTTACGATCGAACTGCTAAAAAACGTTTGTTATTACCAATTACTTTAAAGAAAAATCCAATGGAAGAAGAGGCATTGGCCTTTGCGAATGTGATGAATCACCCAACAGATAAAAAACAAGGTGTTTTATATGAAGAATGGGTGGAATTGGCCCGCAATGTGAACCAATTAATTTATGACTTACGTCAGCAAGCAGGTATTACTTTTACTGCTGATAAAAAAGATGAGGGAAAAAATTCATGA
- a CDS encoding DEAD/DEAH box helicase, giving the protein MIPDSLPVTLLKQWQKAGYEEASLIQTKVFTPLKAKQNIVGVAPTGSGKTVAYLLPSLMQLTPGGGNQLLILTASQELAMQVVETARFWTEEMELKVQPLIGGANTKRQLEKLKEKPEILVGTAGRVLELMKTKKIKSHQLQTVIFDEADQLLSGQALDIAKGILQHLDQSCQLSFFSATALNVLPEIKSITKDKFTLIDVTKEDDSQGEVTHFYLITSKRKKADTLRKLLHVEDFRSLIFFNEVAELGAVAEKLQYHNLPVATLASDQNKMLRKTALKAFKTGMVRGLLTTDVAARGLDLADLPMIVNMEVPVDNASYLHRAGRVGRMGKKGIVITLVAENDLSYLKKMSKKMTLSLKEIFLYGGQLIEQKPVINQNEKKSQIALPEKGKKTEKLHTKEIAVKQKNKKRHKKQKNIGKRRV; this is encoded by the coding sequence ATGATACCAGATAGTTTACCGGTAACTCTTTTAAAGCAATGGCAAAAAGCCGGCTATGAGGAGGCATCATTAATCCAAACTAAAGTTTTTACCCCTTTAAAAGCAAAACAAAATATTGTAGGGGTAGCCCCAACTGGTTCTGGTAAAACAGTAGCCTATTTATTACCAAGTTTAATGCAGCTAACTCCTGGTGGAGGAAATCAATTATTAATTTTGACTGCTTCACAAGAATTAGCGATGCAAGTGGTAGAAACGGCTCGTTTTTGGACTGAGGAAATGGAATTGAAGGTTCAGCCATTAATTGGCGGTGCAAATACGAAACGACAATTAGAAAAATTAAAAGAAAAGCCCGAAATTTTAGTTGGTACTGCAGGACGTGTATTGGAACTGATGAAAACTAAAAAAATTAAAAGTCATCAATTACAAACGGTTATCTTTGATGAGGCAGATCAACTTCTTTCTGGTCAAGCTTTAGATATTGCTAAAGGAATTTTACAGCACTTAGATCAGTCTTGTCAGTTGAGTTTTTTTTCAGCAACAGCATTAAATGTTTTACCAGAAATTAAAAGCATTACCAAAGATAAATTTACTTTAATTGATGTAACAAAAGAAGATGATAGTCAAGGTGAAGTGACGCATTTTTATTTGATTACTTCAAAACGTAAGAAAGCTGATACATTACGAAAGTTATTACATGTGGAGGATTTCCGTAGTTTAATCTTTTTTAATGAAGTAGCAGAACTTGGCGCAGTAGCAGAAAAGCTACAGTACCATAATTTACCAGTAGCAACTCTAGCTTCAGATCAGAACAAGATGTTGCGCAAAACGGCGTTAAAAGCATTTAAAACAGGAATGGTTAGAGGGTTATTAACGACAGATGTTGCTGCTCGCGGACTTGATTTGGCCGATTTACCGATGATTGTTAATATGGAAGTTCCAGTTGACAATGCAAGTTACCTCCATCGCGCTGGTCGTGTAGGTCGAATGGGGAAAAAAGGAATTGTAATCACCTTGGTAGCAGAAAATGATTTGTCATATTTAAAAAAAATGTCAAAAAAAATGACACTATCGTTAAAAGAAATTTTTCTTTATGGTGGTCAGTTGATAGAGCAAAAGCCTGTTATTAATCAAAATGAGAAAAAGTCTCAGATAGCGTTACCAGAAAAAGGAAAAAAAACAGAAAAATTGCACACTAAAGAAATTGCTGTTAAACAGAAAAATAAGAAACGGCATAAAAAACAAAAAAATATTGGTAAAAGGCGCGTTTAG
- a CDS encoding DUF4828 domain-containing protein, with product MKKHFPLLLGLSLLTGLAGTIFWHKNKRQPSAFIGSWFYQTPLEEVHFTINEDWQLTKNSKPIKTTLVELTPERLILLDEMGYTLTFLLKDGRLHFYDETEIDSSCHILMAQTQNKEQQEHSSSLIG from the coding sequence ATGAAAAAACATTTTCCGTTATTGCTTGGACTTTCTCTTTTGACTGGACTTGCTGGTACTATTTTTTGGCATAAAAATAAACGACAACCTTCAGCCTTTATTGGAAGTTGGTTTTATCAGACGCCTTTAGAAGAAGTTCATTTTACCATTAATGAGGACTGGCAACTCACCAAAAACTCAAAACCAATCAAAACTACACTTGTTGAATTAACACCAGAGCGTTTAATTCTCTTAGATGAGATGGGCTATACGTTAACTTTTCTTTTAAAAGACGGACGCCTTCACTTTTATGATGAAACTGAAATTGACAGCTCCTGTCACATCTTAATGGCCCAAACACAAAATAAAGAACAACAAGAGCATTCCAGTAGCTTGATTGGATAA